From a single Litorilinea aerophila genomic region:
- a CDS encoding formate--tetrahydrofolate ligase, with protein sequence MAVEKTIPSDIEIAQAARLEPIEAIAEKMGLGRDDIELYGDYMAKIKLEAIERLQDRPNARYVVVTAVTPTPLGEGKSTTTVGLGQAFHHMGKTAVIAIRQPSQGPTFGIKGGAAGGGYSQVVPMEQFNLHLTGDIHAITAANNLLAAMIDNHIYHGNALGIDPYSITWRRVLDVSDRELRNIVAGLGARSDGRPRQTGFDITVASEVMAILALTTSLRDMRERFGRIVIGHTYDKKPVTAEELRAAGAMTVLMKEAIKPNLLQTLERTPALVHAGPFANIAHGNSSVLADRIGIKAADFLVTEAGFGADIGAEKFFNIKCRTSGLRPDAAVVVATVRALKLHTGKYRVTPGRPLPEEMLQENPDDVYQGASNLRKQVENVRKHGVTPVICINHFATDYESEVEAIFTVARELGVRCALSNHWAEGGAGAVDLARAVAEAADEPSDFHFLYELERPIKEKIETIAREIYGAGEVTYDRVAERQIREYERNGFGHLPICMAKTHLSLTADPSVKGAPTGFTLPIREVRASVGAGFIYPLVGEMRTMPGLPSHPAAERVDIDLETGRVVGLF encoded by the coding sequence ATGGCCGTTGAAAAAACCATCCCCAGTGACATTGAAATTGCCCAGGCTGCCAGACTGGAACCCATCGAAGCCATCGCTGAAAAGATGGGCCTGGGCCGGGACGACATCGAGCTCTACGGCGACTACATGGCCAAGATCAAACTGGAAGCCATTGAGCGCCTGCAGGATCGTCCCAACGCCCGCTACGTGGTGGTCACCGCGGTCACGCCCACGCCCCTGGGAGAGGGCAAGTCCACCACGACGGTCGGCCTGGGACAGGCGTTCCACCACATGGGCAAGACGGCCGTCATCGCCATCCGCCAGCCTTCCCAAGGGCCGACCTTCGGCATCAAGGGAGGCGCCGCCGGTGGGGGCTACAGCCAGGTGGTCCCCATGGAGCAGTTCAACCTCCACCTGACCGGCGACATCCATGCCATCACCGCGGCCAACAACCTGCTGGCCGCCATGATCGACAACCACATCTATCACGGCAACGCCCTGGGCATCGACCCCTACAGCATCACCTGGCGGCGGGTGCTGGATGTGAGCGACCGGGAGCTGCGCAACATCGTGGCTGGCCTGGGCGCCCGCAGCGACGGACGCCCCCGCCAGACCGGCTTCGACATCACCGTGGCCAGCGAAGTGATGGCCATCCTGGCCCTGACTACCAGCCTGCGGGACATGCGGGAGCGCTTCGGGCGCATTGTGATCGGCCATACCTACGACAAAAAACCGGTCACAGCAGAGGAGCTGCGGGCTGCTGGCGCCATGACCGTACTCATGAAGGAAGCCATCAAGCCCAACCTCCTGCAGACCCTGGAAAGGACTCCGGCCCTGGTCCACGCGGGCCCCTTTGCCAACATCGCCCACGGCAACAGCTCCGTCCTGGCCGATCGGATCGGCATCAAAGCAGCCGACTTCCTGGTCACCGAAGCCGGCTTTGGCGCGGACATCGGCGCCGAAAAGTTCTTCAACATCAAGTGCCGGACCAGCGGCCTGCGCCCGGACGCCGCCGTGGTGGTGGCCACCGTGCGGGCGTTGAAGCTGCACACGGGCAAGTATCGGGTGACGCCGGGCCGCCCCCTGCCCGAGGAGATGCTGCAGGAGAATCCGGACGATGTCTACCAGGGCGCGTCCAACCTGCGCAAACAGGTTGAAAACGTGCGCAAACATGGGGTGACGCCGGTGATCTGCATCAACCACTTCGCCACCGACTATGAAAGCGAGGTGGAAGCCATCTTCACCGTGGCCCGGGAGCTGGGGGTGCGCTGTGCGCTCTCCAACCACTGGGCCGAAGGGGGCGCCGGCGCGGTGGATTTGGCCCGGGCCGTGGCCGAAGCGGCGGACGAGCCGTCGGACTTTCACTTTTTGTATGAGCTGGAGCGGCCCATCAAGGAGAAGATCGAAACCATCGCCCGGGAGATCTACGGGGCGGGCGAGGTCACCTACGACCGGGTGGCAGAGCGGCAGATCCGGGAATATGAGCGCAACGGCTTCGGCCATCTGCCCATTTGCATGGCCAAGACCCACCTGAGCCTGACCGCGGATCCGAGCGTCAAGGGGGCGCCCACTGGCTTCACCCTGCCCATCCGGGAGGTGCGGGCCAGCGTGGGCGCGGGGTTCATCTATCCGTTGGTGGGCGAAATGCGCACCATGCCCGGCCTGCCCAGCCACCCCGCGGCCGAGCGGGTAGACATCGACCTGGAGACCGGCCGGGTGGTAGGGCTCTTCTGA
- the metH gene encoding methionine synthase gives MTQVTTQLQKLAQQRILLLDGAMGTMIQRYQLDEAAFRGDRFQDHPVSLKGNNDLLCLTQPDIIAEIHHAYLAAGADIIETNTFNANAISQADYRTEGLAYEINRAAAAIARQVADEWTARTPDKPRFVAGALGPTNRTASLSPDVNNPGARNVTFDQLKEAYQEQARGLLDGGVDLLLVETIFDTLNAKAAIYAIDELCAQRGIQVPIMLSGTITDASGRTLSGQTTEAFWYSVMHARPFSVGLNCALGAKEMRPYMEILSNIADTLVSCYPNAGLPNEFGEYDQTPEEIAAYLREFAQSGFINIVGGCCGTTPDHIRAIAAAVSDLPPRQIPEIERYSCFSGLEPLVITPYTNFVNIGERTNVTGSARFRRLIMEGNFEEAVRVAAQQVENGAQMIDVNFDDGMLDGEASMVRFLNLIASEPDIARVPVVIDSSKWSVIEAGLKCVQGKSVVNSISLKEGEEVFKEQARQIRRYGAAVIVMAFDEQGQADTVERKVEICTRAYKILTEEVGFPPEDIIFDPNILAIATGIEEHNDYAINFIEATRIIKQTLPGCKVSGGVSNLSFSFRGNNVVREAMHSAFLYHAIQAGMDMGIVNAGQLVVYEEIPKDLLEMVEDVIFNRRPDATERLVAFAETVKGNGKKKTEDLAWRQQPVEKRLAHALVKGIADYVEEDVEEARQQYPDPIQVIEGPLMDGMNIVGDLFGAGKMFLPQVVKSARVMKKAVAYLLPYIEASRRQNGDSRTAGKVVLATVKGDVHDIGKNIVGVVLACNNYEIIDLGVMVPAEKILQTAIEQNADIVGLSGLITPSLDEMVHVAKEMTRLGMDKPLLIGGATTSRIHSAVKIDPAYTGPVIHVQDASRSVGVVEKLLNPQSRDQFIQEIQAEYEQLRRHHRNRQAGKSLLDLATARARRFAPDWAEADIVRPAQLGTQVFDSINLGTLAEKIDWTPFFHTWEMKGAYPAILNDPAKGAEARKLFADAQAMLDDIIAHERLIARAVIGLFPANSRGDDVVLYRDDSRTQELTTFHMLRQQTDRGADRPCYCLADFVAPEEGGVHDYMGTFAVTAGIGVDELVAHYERRHDDYNSIMVKALADRLAEALAEWMHEEVRKHFWGYAPDENLSNEELIKEKYRGIRPAPGYPACPDHTEKRILFDLLQVEERIDLHLTEHFAMMPTAAVSGYYFAHPQSTYFTVGKIGKDQVEDYARRKGMTVEEVERWLRPNLAYE, from the coding sequence GCCGGGGCCGACATCATCGAAACCAACACGTTCAACGCCAACGCCATCTCCCAGGCCGACTATCGAACCGAGGGGCTGGCCTACGAAATTAACCGGGCCGCGGCCGCCATCGCCCGCCAGGTGGCGGACGAATGGACCGCCAGAACGCCCGATAAACCCCGCTTTGTGGCCGGGGCCCTGGGACCCACCAACCGGACCGCCTCCCTCTCCCCGGACGTGAACAATCCCGGCGCCCGGAACGTCACCTTCGACCAGCTCAAGGAGGCGTACCAGGAGCAGGCCCGGGGTCTGCTGGACGGCGGCGTGGATCTGCTGCTGGTGGAGACCATCTTCGACACCCTCAACGCCAAGGCGGCCATCTACGCCATCGATGAGCTGTGCGCGCAGCGGGGCATTCAGGTGCCCATCATGCTCTCGGGCACCATCACCGATGCCAGCGGGCGGACCCTCTCCGGTCAGACCACGGAAGCTTTCTGGTACTCGGTCATGCACGCCAGGCCTTTCAGCGTGGGGCTCAACTGTGCCCTGGGCGCCAAGGAGATGCGCCCGTACATGGAGATCCTCTCCAACATCGCCGACACCCTGGTCAGTTGCTACCCCAACGCGGGGCTGCCCAATGAATTTGGCGAATACGACCAGACGCCCGAGGAGATCGCCGCCTACCTGCGGGAATTCGCCCAGAGTGGATTCATCAACATCGTGGGCGGCTGCTGCGGCACCACGCCGGACCACATTCGGGCCATCGCCGCCGCCGTCTCGGATCTCCCCCCGCGCCAGATCCCGGAGATCGAGCGTTATTCCTGCTTCAGCGGCCTGGAGCCCCTGGTGATCACGCCCTACACCAATTTTGTCAACATCGGCGAGCGCACCAACGTCACCGGCTCGGCCCGCTTCCGCCGCCTCATCATGGAAGGTAACTTCGAGGAGGCCGTGCGGGTGGCTGCCCAGCAGGTGGAAAACGGCGCCCAGATGATCGACGTGAACTTCGATGACGGCATGCTGGACGGCGAGGCCAGCATGGTGCGCTTCCTCAACCTGATCGCCAGCGAGCCCGACATTGCCCGGGTGCCTGTGGTCATTGATTCGTCCAAATGGTCGGTGATCGAGGCCGGCTTGAAGTGTGTCCAGGGCAAGTCGGTGGTCAACTCCATCAGCCTGAAGGAGGGCGAGGAGGTCTTCAAGGAGCAGGCCCGCCAGATCCGGCGCTACGGCGCCGCCGTCATCGTCATGGCCTTCGACGAGCAGGGCCAGGCCGACACGGTGGAGCGCAAGGTGGAGATCTGCACCCGGGCCTACAAGATCCTCACTGAGGAGGTGGGCTTCCCGCCGGAAGATATCATCTTCGACCCCAATATCCTGGCCATCGCCACCGGCATCGAAGAGCACAACGACTACGCCATCAACTTCATCGAGGCCACCCGCATCATCAAGCAGACCCTGCCCGGCTGCAAGGTGAGCGGCGGCGTTAGCAACCTCTCCTTCTCCTTCCGGGGCAACAACGTGGTGCGGGAGGCTATGCATTCCGCCTTCCTCTATCACGCCATCCAGGCCGGCATGGACATGGGCATCGTCAACGCCGGACAACTGGTGGTCTATGAGGAGATTCCCAAAGACTTGTTGGAGATGGTGGAGGATGTGATCTTCAACCGCCGGCCGGACGCCACCGAGCGCCTGGTGGCCTTTGCCGAGACGGTCAAGGGGAATGGCAAGAAGAAGACCGAGGACCTGGCCTGGCGACAACAGCCGGTGGAGAAGCGCCTGGCCCATGCCCTGGTCAAGGGCATCGCCGACTACGTGGAAGAGGACGTGGAAGAGGCCCGGCAACAGTATCCCGACCCCATCCAGGTTATCGAAGGTCCCCTGATGGACGGCATGAACATCGTGGGCGACCTCTTCGGGGCCGGCAAGATGTTCCTGCCCCAGGTGGTCAAGAGCGCCCGGGTCATGAAGAAGGCCGTGGCCTACCTGCTCCCGTACATTGAGGCTTCCCGCCGCCAGAACGGCGACAGCCGGACGGCCGGCAAGGTGGTGCTGGCCACGGTCAAGGGGGATGTCCACGACATCGGCAAGAACATCGTGGGCGTGGTCCTGGCCTGCAACAACTACGAGATCATCGACCTGGGCGTCATGGTACCCGCGGAGAAGATCCTCCAGACGGCCATCGAGCAGAATGCCGACATCGTGGGCCTCAGCGGCCTCATCACCCCGTCCCTGGATGAGATGGTCCACGTGGCCAAGGAGATGACCCGCCTGGGCATGGACAAGCCCCTGCTCATCGGCGGCGCCACCACCTCCCGCATCCACTCCGCGGTCAAGATCGACCCGGCCTACACCGGGCCGGTCATCCACGTGCAGGATGCCTCCCGCAGCGTGGGCGTAGTGGAAAAGCTGCTCAACCCCCAAAGCCGGGACCAGTTCATCCAGGAGATCCAGGCCGAATACGAGCAGTTACGCCGTCACCACCGGAATCGCCAGGCCGGCAAATCTCTCCTGGATCTGGCCACGGCTCGGGCCCGGCGCTTTGCCCCAGATTGGGCCGAGGCCGACATTGTGCGGCCAGCCCAGTTGGGTACCCAGGTCTTTGACTCCATCAACCTGGGCACCCTGGCCGAGAAGATCGACTGGACGCCCTTCTTCCATACCTGGGAGATGAAAGGCGCCTATCCGGCCATCCTCAACGACCCGGCCAAGGGGGCGGAGGCCCGCAAGCTCTTTGCCGATGCCCAGGCCATGCTGGACGACATCATCGCCCACGAGCGTCTGATCGCCCGGGCCGTCATCGGCCTCTTCCCGGCCAACAGTCGGGGCGACGACGTGGTGCTGTATCGCGACGATAGCCGCACCCAGGAGCTAACCACTTTCCACATGCTGCGCCAGCAGACCGACCGGGGCGCCGATCGTCCTTGTTACTGCCTGGCCGACTTTGTGGCACCGGAGGAAGGCGGCGTCCACGACTACATGGGCACCTTTGCCGTGACGGCGGGCATCGGCGTGGACGAGCTGGTGGCCCACTATGAGCGACGCCACGACGACTACAATAGCATCATGGTCAAGGCCCTGGCTGACCGCCTGGCCGAGGCCCTGGCCGAGTGGATGCACGAGGAGGTGCGCAAGCACTTCTGGGGCTACGCGCCGGATGAGAACCTGAGCAACGAGGAGCTCATCAAGGAAAAATATCGGGGCATCCGGCCGGCGCCGGGCTACCCGGCCTGCCCCGACCACACCGAAAAGCGCATCCTCTTCGACCTGCTCCAGGTGGAAGAGCGCATCGACCTGCACCTGACCGAGCACTTCGCCATGATGCCCACGGCCGCGGTCAGCGGCTACTATTTCGCCCACCCCCAGTCCACCTACTTCACCGTGGGCAAGATTGGCAAAGATCAGGTGGAGGATTATGCCCGGCGCAAGGGGATGACGGTGGAAGAGGTGGAGCGCTGGCTCCGCCCCAACCTGGCCTATGAATAA